In Rosa chinensis cultivar Old Blush chromosome 1, RchiOBHm-V2, whole genome shotgun sequence, a genomic segment contains:
- the LOC112202517 gene encoding putative disease resistance RPP13-like protein 1 — MVAELLLAAFLRVLLQKLTLRAFIASLGKEGIGKKVNKWEKTLSAIEAVLCDAEEKQQTSRAVKLWLDDLKDLAYDVEDILDKFYTEMLRRKVNKPNQAGVCKVRGLFPRLKLHFNMKHEIQEMTDRLDEISERKDRLGLIDIGDIPDKSRPPSSRVLDGVPVVGRDSDRGKIVEFLLRNNPNDANFEVAAIVGMPGIGKTTLAQYVINDNSDILKEFDLKIWVCVSNDFKVLRVTKAILESVTSKHCDLDQFSNIQNHLCKVLTGKKFLLVLDDVWSTCNYDQWKMLQSPFHVGASGSKIIVTTRDVEVTKMMRAAEVHSLMGISNDDCWKVFEQHAYFNVDNGIPQNFRLLQEKIIAKCGGLPLAARTLGGLFGCKEITEWEKMLDNKLWLSDKSDILPVLQLSYYYLPSKLKRCFAYCSILPKDYEFGETQLILLWMAEGLIEKPLKPEDSRHLEDVASEYFSELLSRSLFQKSSKKNSRYVMHNLVSDMAHKVAGEICFRLEDKLDGSCSPKSRHLSYITGRYDGVKRFGAVSEVHRLRTFLPLTISDDPCNYLTSKVTLGLLPKLQYLRVLSLNGYRISQLPNSIGELKFLRYLDLSHTEITSLPESASTLYNLQTLILESCYSLKALPTNMKNLINLRHLSNSNTPLLEGMPAQLGQLTNLQTLCNFVVGRGSNSGIREIEPLLHLRGTLRLSRLENVNDIEDAKRADFVSKEGLEAFLLEWGGLGEKELELLNMLEPHRKLKVLSIKGYGGLEFSTWMGHHLFSNMTVVRLEDCKNCGLLPPLGQLPSLRKLIIKRMYRVESVGPEFYGNDNLPFPLLEILEFEEMKDWKEWVSLERDQGIGAFPCLKMLSISRCPKLEGRLPKNLALLSELVIRGCEQLVVSIANYKQLQRFDICDCKGVVDGSVSEFQLLEALKPSYISEFRLHTKDFLRGLKKLDGLTINYSEELTSFWKNEISLRCLYIRGSTHFHFVQQLASLQVLHIYDCSTLFSFQEFDLPPSLKELKIEQCSSLVHFARRQMPSNLRRIEILLCEKFKSLLEEEVNASPSSCSLYLMHDEVSCLEYLSIEECSSLRSLSFRGHLPQGLKYLHISDCEQLQSIASRFHGSSCLEYIRIWHCGSLKHLPEGLCLLTNLQELGIYDCGSLVSFPGEGFPRSVSNLREIDISYCTKLETLPKGMYHLKSLQRLEISYSEDFASFLEEGFPLYLTSLTILHVKSCKPLFDWGLYRLTSLRELEVGGEDLNLVSFPPENEIVLPKSLVQLAVHDFPNLTKLTKGFQLLTSLQSLQIEGCPKLASIPYEGMPLSLIQLTIYHCPLLSKRCKPGKGRFWPSIAHIPYIRIQDNVQTTTPSS; from the coding sequence atGGTAGCCGAGCTCCTTCTTGCAGCATTCCTTCGGGTGCTGCTTCAGAAATTGACCCTTCGCGCCTTCATCGCCTCTTTAGGAAAAGAGGGAATCGGAAAAAAGGTGAACAAATGGGAGAAAACATTGTCTGCAATTGAAGCGGTCTTGTGTGATGCGGAAGAGAAGCAACAAACAAGCAGGGCTGTGAAACTATGGTTGGATGATCTCAAAGACTTGGCTTATGATGTGGAGGACATCCTGGACAAGTTTTACACTGAAATGTTACGACGCAAAGTGAATAAGCCAAATCAGGCTGGAGTCTGTAAGGTACGGGGCCTCTTTCCTAGACTTAAATTGCACTTCAATATGAAGCATGAAATACAGGAAATGACTGATCGATTAGATGAAATATCTGAACGAAAAGACAGGCTCGGTTTAATAGATATTGGGGATATTCCAGACAAGAGTCGGCCACCAAGTTCACGTGTGTTAGATGGCGTGCCTGTTGTTGGAAGAGACAGTGATAGAGGGAAGATTGTTGAATTTCTTTTAAGAAACAACCCTAATGATGCCAACTTTGAGGTAGCTGCCATTGTTGGCATGCCTGGGATTGGGAAGACAACACTTGCTCAGTATGTAATTAATGATAACAGTGACATCCTCAAAGAGTTCGATCTTAAGATATGGGTATGTGTGTCTAATGACTTCAAAGTCTTGAGGGTAACAAAAGCAATCCTAGAATCAGTCACGTCTAAGCATTGTGATTTGGACCAATTCAGTAACATCCAGAATCATCTGTGTAAAGTATTAACAGGTAAGAAGTTCTTACTTGTTTTAGATGATGTCTGGAGCACCTGTAACTATGATCAGTGGAAGATGCTGCAATCCCCCTTTCATGTTGGAGCATCGGGAAGTAAGATAATTGTAACGACACGGGATGTGGAAGTTACCAAGATGATGAGAGCCGCTGAAGTTCACAGTTTGATGGGTATATCAAATGATGATTGTTGGAAAGTGTTTGAGCAACATGCCTATTTTAATGTTGACAATGGCATACCACAAAATTTCAGGTTACTTCAGGAGAAAATAATTGCAAAATGTGGTGGATTACCCCTGGCAGCGAGGACTCTTGGTGGCCTTTTTGGTTGTAAGGAAATAACTGAATGGGAAAAAATGTTGGACAACAAATTATGGCTTTCAGATAAGAGTGACATTCTTCCAGTTTTACAATTGAGTTATTATTATCTCCCGTCAAAATTGAAAAGATGCTTTGCCTATTGCTCAATACTTCCAAAGGACTATGAATTTGGGGAGACACAGTTGATCCTTCTATGGATGGCAGAGGGCTTGATTGAGAAACCACTCAAACCAGAAGATAGTAGACATTTGGAAGATGTAGCGAGTGAATATTTCAGTGAGCTACTATCTAGGTCATTGTTTCAAAAATCGagcaaaaaaaattcaagatacGTAATGCATAACCTTGTTAGTGATATGGCACATAAGGTTGCAGGAGAAATTTGTTTTCGATTGGAGGATAAGCTGGATGGTAGCTGTTCTCCAAAGTCTCGTCATTTGTCTTACATTACTGGGAGGTATGATGGGGTTAAAAGATTTGGTGCTGTTTCTGAGGTACACCGTTTGCGGACTTTCCTACCACTTACAATTTCAGATGACCCATGCAATTACTTGACTAGTAAGGTTACTCTTGGCTTACTACCAAAGTTGCAATACTTGCGGGTGCTCTCTTTGAATGGTTATCGTATAAGTCAGCTGCCAAACTCCATTGGTGAATTGAAGTTTCTGCGGTACCTGGATCTTTCTCACACAGAAATAACAAGTTTGCCTGAATCAGCAAGCACACTTTACAATTTGCAGACGTTGATATTAGAGAGTTGTTATAGTTTGAAGGCACTACCTACAAACATGAAGAATCTAATTAATCTTCGTCATCTGAGCAATTCTAATACACCTCTGTTGGAAGGAATGCCTGCACAACTAGGTCAGTTGACTAATTTGCAAACACTGTGCAATTTTGTAGTGGGCAGAGGAAGCAATTCGGGGATAAGAGAGATAGAGCCCCTATTGCATCTTCGAGGAACATTGCGCCTTTCAAGATTGGAGAATGTGAATGACATTGAGGATGCAAAGAGGGCCGACTTTGTTAGCAAGGAGGGTCTTGAGGCTTTTCTACTAGAATGGGGTGGCCTAGGAGAAAAAGAACTAGAGCTGCTCAACATGTTAGAGCCTCATAGAAAGCTCAAAGTTCTTAGTATCAAGGGCTACGGTGGTTTGGAATTTTCAACATGGATGGGACATCATTTATTCTCTAATATGACAGTTGTAAGGTTGGAGGATTGTAAAAACTGTGGTTTGTTGCCACCACTTGGTCAGTTGCCTTCTCTTAGAAAGCTTATTATAAAAAGAATGTATAGGGTGGAAAGTGTTGGTCCAGAGTTTTATGGAAATGATAACTTGCCCTTTCCACTGTTAGAGATCCTTGAGTTTGAGGAGATGAAAGATTGGAAAGAGTGGGTTTCACTTGAACGGGATCAAGGAATTGGAGCTTTCCCTTGCCTAAAAATGCTTTCCATTTCCAGATGTCCAAAGTTGGAGGGTAGGTTACCCAAGAATCTTGCTTTATTATCAGAGCTTGTGATTCGTGGATGCGAGCAGTTGGTTGTTTCCATTGCCAACTATAAACAACTTCAGAGATTTGATATTTGTGATTGCAAAGGGGTGGTCGATGGAAGTGTATCTGAGTTTCAGTTGCTGGAGGCCTTGAAGCCATCTTATATTTCGGAGTTCAGACTCCATACAAAGGACTTTCTGAGAGGATTAAAGAAGCTTGATGGTTTGACTATTAATTACAGTGAGGAGCTCACATCTTTCTGGAAGAACGAGATTTCTCTTCGTTGTTTGTACATCAGAGGCAGCACACACTTCCACTTTGTTCAACAGCTTGCATCACTTCAAGTGCTTCACATATATGACTGCTCAACTCTATTTTCTTTCCAAGAGTTTGATTTGCCACCTTCTCTAAAAGAGTTAAAGATTGAACAGTGCAGTTCTCTTGTGCACTTTGCAAGGCGCCAGATGCCTTCAAATCTAAGAAGAATAGAGATTTTGTTATGTGAAAAATTCAAATCATTATTAGAAGAGGAGGTTAATGCTTCTCCATCATCTTGTTCTCTTTATTTGATGCATGACGAGGTCTCTTGTCTTGAGTATTTGAGTATAGAGGAGTGCTCATCTCTCAGGTCTTTATCATTTAGAGGCCATCTACCCCAGGGGCTGAAATACCTTCACATAAGTGATTGTGAACAACTTCAGTCGATAGCTAGTAGGTTCCATGGTAGCAGTTGTCTCGAATATATAAGGATCTGGCATTGCGGAAGTCTTAAACATTTACCAGAGGGCCTATGCCTCCTAACCAATCTTCAAGAGTTAGGTATTTATGATTGTGGAAGTCTTGTTTCCTTTCCAGGAGAAGGTTTTCCTAGAAGTGTCTCCAACCTGAGAGAGATTGACATAAGCTATTGCACTAAACTGGAAACCTTACCTAAAGGCATGTATCACCTCAAATCCCTTCAGCGATTGGAGATTTCTTACTCTGAAGATTTCGCATCCTTTCTTGAAGAGGGTTTTCCCCTCTATCTAACATCACTTACCATTCTACATGTCAAGAGCTGTAAGCCACTCTTCGACTGGGGGTTATACAGACTAACCTCTCTTAGAGAACTTGAAGTTGGTGGTGAAGATCTAAATCTGGTGTCATTTCCGCCTGAGAATGAGATTGTTCTGCCGAAATCTCTAGTTCAACTGGCAGTTCATGACTTCCCAAATCTCACTAAACTCACCAAGGGCTTCCAACTTCTAACCTCTCTCCAATCTCTTCAAATCGAGGGGTGTCCTAAGCTAGCATCCATTCCATATGAGGGTATGCCTCTTTCACTTATACAACTTACTATCTACCACTGTCCGCTTCTAAGCAAGAGATGTAAACCTGGTAAAGGAAGGTTCTGGCCCTCGATTGCCCACATTCCATACATACGGATTCAAGATAATGTGCAGACAACAACTCCAAGTTCATAG